Proteins encoded by one window of Streptomyces sp. NBC_01571:
- a CDS encoding aldose 1-epimerase, which translates to MSNEDITLTAGDAEATVTPGNGGRVGSLKVGGVELLRQGEKFGCFPMTPWCGRIRDGRFLDGATVQQMPLNSPPHAIHGTARDGAWSTARADKREAVITYDLVAPWPHPGRVTQAFALTEDALRLTMSVETYDSSFPAQIGWHPWFNRTLAGEGVQVGFSPAWQEERGADHLPTGRRIDPLPSPWDDCFGMPDGVDVTLTWPGRLELKVTSREEWVVVYDEQDAAVCVEPQTGPPNGLNTHPRLVTPIEPLEASMTWSWRRL; encoded by the coding sequence GTGAGTAACGAAGACATCACGCTGACCGCGGGCGACGCGGAAGCGACCGTCACACCGGGCAACGGCGGACGGGTCGGGAGTCTGAAGGTCGGCGGCGTGGAACTGCTGCGCCAGGGTGAGAAGTTCGGGTGCTTCCCGATGACCCCGTGGTGCGGCCGGATCCGCGACGGCCGCTTCCTGGACGGCGCGACCGTCCAGCAGATGCCCCTCAACTCCCCGCCCCACGCCATCCACGGCACCGCCCGCGACGGCGCCTGGAGCACCGCCCGCGCCGACAAGCGGGAGGCCGTCATCACGTACGACCTCGTCGCCCCCTGGCCCCACCCGGGGCGCGTCACCCAGGCGTTCGCCCTGACCGAGGACGCCCTCAGGCTCACCATGTCCGTGGAGACGTACGACTCCTCCTTCCCCGCCCAGATCGGCTGGCACCCGTGGTTCAACCGGACCCTGGCGGGAGAGGGCGTCCAGGTCGGCTTCAGCCCCGCCTGGCAGGAGGAGCGCGGCGCCGACCATCTGCCCACCGGCCGCCGCATCGACCCCCTCCCCAGCCCCTGGGACGACTGCTTCGGCATGCCCGACGGCGTCGACGTCACCCTCACCTGGCCCGGCCGGCTGGAGCTGAAGGTGACCAGCCGCGAGGAGTGGGTCGTGGTGTACGACGAGCAGGACGCGGCGGTGTGCGTGGAGCCCCAGACCGGTCCGCCGAACGGGCTGAACACCCACCCGCGCCTGGTCACCCCCATCGAGCCACTGGAGGCGTCCATGACCTGGAGCTGGCGGCGCCTCTAA
- a CDS encoding DUF2617 family protein has protein sequence MLTTLNTAYTDTRAADLAWALGREPLPALATLDLELDGARLQLRLLGASHQVLLEEERGSCSETVACIAGSSTPLPLGVAKRVGDWEYEFAARVETLSCGSFAGRAQELLALVSDHPNGLVGVFPGSPHAFTALLAQRHEGQVHWRTWHAYPQDGQLVATRTRVGVRVAAEADLLSASGV, from the coding sequence ATGCTCACGACCCTGAACACCGCCTACACCGACACGCGCGCGGCCGACCTCGCGTGGGCCCTGGGGCGCGAGCCGCTGCCCGCGCTCGCCACCCTCGACCTCGAACTCGACGGAGCGAGACTTCAGTTGAGACTCCTCGGCGCGTCCCACCAGGTCCTCCTGGAGGAGGAGCGGGGCAGCTGTTCGGAGACCGTCGCCTGCATCGCCGGCAGCAGCACGCCCCTTCCCCTGGGCGTGGCCAAGCGGGTCGGCGACTGGGAGTACGAGTTCGCGGCGCGCGTCGAGACACTTTCGTGCGGCTCCTTCGCGGGGCGCGCCCAGGAACTGCTGGCCCTGGTCTCCGACCACCCCAACGGACTCGTCGGTGTCTTCCCCGGCAGCCCGCACGCCTTCACCGCCCTGCTGGCCCAGCGCCACGAGGGCCAGGTCCACTGGCGTACGTGGCACGCGTACCCGCAGGACGGACAGCTGGTGGCGACACGGACGAGGGTGGGGGTGCGGGTGGCGGCCGAGGCCGATCTGCTCAGCGCGTCCGGCGTGTGA
- the pyrE gene encoding orotate phosphoribosyltransferase: MSDVRGALLQQIKDKAVVHGKVTLSSGLEADYYVDLRRVTLDGEAAPLVGQVLLDLTAELDFEAVGGLTMGADPVAGAMLHAAAARGRKLDAFVVRKAAKAHGLQRRVEGPEIRGRRVLVVEDTSTTGGSPLAAVEAVREAGAEVVGVATIVDRATGAAEKIEAGAGVPYLFAFSKDELGLD; encoded by the coding sequence ATGAGTGACGTGCGCGGAGCGCTGCTGCAGCAGATCAAGGACAAGGCCGTGGTGCACGGCAAGGTGACCCTCTCCTCGGGTCTGGAAGCCGACTACTACGTGGACCTGCGCCGGGTCACGCTGGACGGCGAGGCCGCGCCGCTGGTCGGACAGGTGCTGCTCGACCTCACGGCCGAGCTGGACTTCGAGGCGGTGGGCGGCCTCACCATGGGCGCCGACCCCGTCGCCGGGGCCATGCTGCACGCCGCCGCGGCCAGGGGCCGGAAGCTGGACGCCTTCGTCGTACGGAAGGCGGCCAAGGCGCACGGTCTGCAGCGCCGCGTGGAGGGCCCGGAGATCAGGGGGCGGCGGGTGCTCGTGGTCGAGGACACCTCGACCACCGGCGGCTCCCCGCTGGCCGCCGTCGAGGCGGTCCGGGAGGCCGGCGCCGAGGTCGTCGGAGTGGCGACGATCGTCGACCGCGCGACCGGCGCCGCCGAGAAGATCGAGGCCGGCGCCGGAGTGCCGTACCTCTTCGCCTTCTCCAAGGACGAGTTGGGCCTGGACTGA
- a CDS encoding SRPBCC domain-containing protein, translated as MEHEVFVPVPAERLREALADPARVARAVPGLQQDAGTAPVSGRLRVRVGGHTITYRGAVRVVARDDGAYAVEGDGTEARGTGTVKLALTLRLAPAEGGTTLVVTGTATADGRLAEIAPATVATAAIRLLNRFAQNLAAGTADASAAEGGSGAVGEAGGASGSEGEAEGASGSEGEPGGASGSEAEGEGGSEGGGESEGVGDATDSVPDAEVPPPSLDPLAGDGQEPAPTPPGPVDREDSIAEAAHARRTMIGRSAEEVDHAPPRGRYAPVPAPEVDAARATLRWAAPAAAVVVASAIVVTRALRKRR; from the coding sequence ATGGAGCATGAGGTGTTCGTTCCGGTTCCGGCCGAGCGGCTGAGGGAGGCGCTGGCCGATCCCGCGCGGGTGGCCCGGGCGGTACCCGGGCTCCAGCAGGACGCCGGCACGGCGCCCGTCTCCGGACGACTGCGTGTCCGCGTCGGCGGCCACACCATCACCTATCGCGGGGCCGTGCGGGTCGTCGCCCGGGACGACGGTGCGTACGCCGTCGAGGGGGACGGTACGGAGGCCCGTGGCACCGGGACCGTGAAACTCGCCCTCACCCTTCGTCTGGCGCCGGCCGAGGGCGGCACCACCCTCGTCGTCACGGGCACCGCCACGGCGGACGGACGCCTGGCGGAAATCGCTCCGGCCACGGTCGCCACGGCGGCGATCCGTCTGCTGAACCGGTTCGCGCAGAATCTGGCGGCCGGGACGGCGGACGCGTCCGCGGCCGAGGGGGGATCCGGCGCCGTGGGTGAGGCCGGGGGCGCGTCGGGTTCTGAAGGCGAGGCCGAGGGTGCGTCGGGTTCCGAGGGTGAGCCTGGGGGAGCGTCGGGTTCCGAGGCTGAGGGCGAGGGTGGTTCGGAGGGCGGGGGGGAGTCCGAGGGTGTGGGCGATGCGACGGACTCCGTCCCCGACGCCGAGGTCCCGCCGCCGTCCCTCGATCCCCTCGCCGGGGACGGCCAGGAACCGGCTCCGACACCTCCGGGGCCCGTGGACAGGGAGGACTCCATCGCCGAGGCGGCGCACGCGCGGCGGACGATGATCGGGCGCAGTGCGGAGGAGGTCGACCATGCGCCGCCGCGGGGGCGTTACGCGCCTGTGCCGGCGCCGGAGGTCGATGCGGCCCGGGCGACGCTTCGTTGGGCGGCTCCCGCGGCGGCGGTCGTTGTCGCCTCGGCGATCGTCGTCACCCGAGCGTTGCGCAAACGACGCTGA
- a CDS encoding polyamine aminopropyltransferase codes for MIEPHAPAPPGAPPPWGVQGQARLPVRPGTGRFLVLAGVFVCAACGLVYELELVALASYLVGDSVTQASVVLSVMVFAMGVGSLVAKRLRPRAAAGFGAVEAALALVGGCSAMTLYAVFAWTGDWGGAWASGSRYLLAAFSLAIGLLIGAEVPLLMELIQRIRRQDPGGAVADLFAADYVGALVGGLAFPFLLLPQLGQLTGALLTGAVNALAGGALVLGLFRRDLSRRGRWLLLIANVVVLGLLATAALLVDDFEHAARQAVYGRDVRVALRTGVQEVVLTGGTRGHPLGLFLDGRLRAGGRDEHRYHEALVHPAMDGRHARVLVLGGGDGLAVREVLRYPDVRRVDVVDRDAGVVRLARRDPALSALNGHAFDDPRVHVFTADAFCWLRGDPSPYDVVISDLPDPGITASTKLYSQEFYGLTRRALADGGRLVVHAGPVSSRPGVFWTVEATVRAAGLRADPYRVGGRDSGSAAGPDRTAGASRAPRDWGFVLASARGTPLGLAPGGPVLRSLTPRSLAADARAVWHTRITGLAPSTLVHPRYSD; via the coding sequence GTGATCGAACCGCACGCGCCTGCTCCCCCCGGCGCGCCGCCGCCCTGGGGCGTCCAGGGCCAGGCGCGGCTGCCCGTCCGTCCGGGCACCGGCCGGTTCCTCGTCCTCGCGGGCGTGTTCGTCTGTGCGGCCTGCGGACTCGTGTACGAGCTCGAACTCGTCGCCCTCGCCTCCTACCTGGTCGGCGACTCGGTCACCCAGGCCTCGGTCGTGCTGTCCGTCATGGTCTTCGCCATGGGGGTCGGCTCCCTCGTCGCCAAGCGTCTGCGTCCCCGTGCGGCGGCCGGCTTCGGCGCGGTCGAGGCGGCGCTCGCGCTGGTCGGCGGATGCAGCGCGATGACCCTGTACGCCGTGTTCGCGTGGACCGGTGACTGGGGCGGCGCCTGGGCGAGCGGGTCGCGGTACCTGCTGGCCGCCTTCTCGCTCGCCATCGGCCTGCTGATCGGCGCCGAGGTCCCCCTCCTCATGGAGTTGATACAACGCATCCGCCGACAGGACCCGGGCGGCGCGGTGGCGGACCTCTTCGCCGCGGACTACGTCGGCGCGCTCGTCGGAGGCCTGGCTTTTCCTTTTCTGCTGCTGCCCCAGCTCGGGCAGCTGACCGGCGCACTGCTCACCGGGGCGGTGAACGCGCTGGCCGGCGGTGCCCTCGTCCTCGGCCTGTTCCGCCGGGACCTGAGCAGGCGCGGGCGCTGGCTCCTGCTCATCGCCAACGTGGTGGTCCTCGGCCTGCTCGCCACGGCCGCCCTGCTCGTCGACGACTTCGAGCACGCGGCACGGCAGGCGGTGTACGGCAGGGACGTGCGGGTGGCCCTCCGCACCGGCGTACAGGAAGTGGTCCTCACCGGCGGTACGCGCGGACACCCGCTCGGCCTCTTCCTCGACGGACGCCTGCGGGCCGGCGGCCGCGACGAGCACCGCTACCACGAGGCCCTGGTGCACCCCGCGATGGACGGACGCCACGCGCGCGTGCTCGTCCTCGGCGGTGGCGACGGACTCGCGGTCCGCGAGGTGCTGCGCTATCCGGACGTCCGCCGGGTCGACGTGGTCGATCGCGACGCCGGGGTGGTGAGGCTGGCACGCCGGGACCCGGCCCTGTCGGCGCTCAACGGTCACGCGTTCGACGACCCGCGGGTGCACGTGTTCACCGCCGACGCCTTCTGCTGGCTGCGCGGGGACCCGTCCCCGTACGACGTGGTGATCTCCGACCTGCCGGACCCCGGGATCACGGCGAGCACGAAGCTGTACTCGCAGGAGTTCTACGGGCTGACGCGCCGGGCGCTGGCCGACGGCGGACGACTGGTGGTGCACGCCGGACCGGTCTCCTCCCGCCCCGGTGTCTTCTGGACGGTCGAGGCTACGGTGCGGGCCGCCGGCCTGCGCGCCGACCCGTACCGCGTGGGCGGCCGAGACTCCGGTTCCGCGGCCGGACCCGACCGTACGGCGGGTGCGTCCCGGGCCCCGCGCGACTGGGGGTTCGTCCTCGCGTCCGCCAGGGGTACGCCCCTGGGCCTGGCCCCCGGCGGGCCCGTTCTGCGTTCCCTCACACCGCGGTCCCTCGCGGCGGACGCACGGGCCGTGTGGCACACCCGGATCACGGGACTCGCGCCGTCCACGCTGGTGCATCCGCGCTATTCCGACTGA
- the fbaA gene encoding class II fructose-bisphosphate aldolase, which yields MPIATPEVYAEMLDRAKAGKFAYPAINVTSSQTLHAALRGFAEAESDGIIQMSTGGAEFLGGQYKKDMVTGAVALAEFAYVVAAKYDITVALHTDHCPKDKLDTYVRPLLDISAERVARGENPLFQSHMWDGSAETLADNLAIAQELLAKAAAAKIILEVEITPTGGEEDGVSHEINDSLYTTVDDAIRTAEALGLGEKGRYLLAASFGNVHGVYKPGNVVLRPELLKELSDGVAAKFGTASPFDFVFHGGSGSSAEEIATALENGVVKMNLDTDTQYAFTRPVADHMFRNYDGVLKVDGEVGSKKTYDPRTWGKLAEAGMAQRVTEACAALRSTGTRIK from the coding sequence ATGCCCATCGCAACCCCCGAGGTCTACGCCGAGATGCTCGACCGGGCGAAGGCAGGCAAGTTCGCCTACCCGGCCATCAACGTGACCTCCTCCCAGACCCTGCACGCTGCGCTGCGCGGCTTCGCGGAGGCGGAGAGCGACGGCATCATCCAGATGTCCACCGGTGGCGCGGAGTTCCTCGGCGGCCAGTACAAGAAGGACATGGTGACCGGCGCGGTCGCGCTCGCCGAGTTCGCCTACGTCGTCGCCGCCAAGTACGACATCACGGTCGCGCTGCACACGGACCACTGCCCCAAGGACAAGCTGGACACCTACGTCCGGCCGCTGCTCGACATCTCCGCCGAGCGCGTCGCCCGGGGCGAGAACCCGCTGTTCCAGTCGCACATGTGGGACGGCTCCGCCGAGACCCTCGCCGACAACCTGGCCATCGCTCAGGAACTGCTCGCGAAGGCCGCCGCCGCGAAGATCATCCTCGAGGTCGAGATCACCCCGACCGGTGGCGAGGAGGACGGCGTCTCGCACGAGATCAACGACTCCCTGTACACCACGGTCGACGACGCGATCCGCACCGCCGAGGCCCTCGGCCTGGGCGAGAAGGGCCGCTACCTGCTCGCCGCGTCCTTCGGCAACGTGCACGGCGTCTACAAGCCGGGCAACGTCGTCCTGCGCCCCGAGCTCCTGAAGGAGCTGAGCGACGGTGTCGCCGCCAAGTTCGGCACGGCGTCCCCGTTCGACTTCGTCTTCCACGGCGGCTCCGGCTCCTCGGCCGAGGAGATCGCCACCGCGCTGGAGAACGGCGTCGTGAAGATGAACCTCGACACGGACACCCAGTACGCGTTCACGCGTCCGGTCGCCGACCACATGTTCAGGAACTACGACGGCGTCCTGAAGGTCGACGGCGAGGTCGGCTCCAAGAAGACCTACGACCCG